From a single Anaerolineales bacterium genomic region:
- the amrB gene encoding AmmeMemoRadiSam system protein B: protein MDALDLRPSPIAGTWYEGMPKSLAATIDRYLADAKVPKLDGQVIGVIAPHAGHKYSGAVAAHAFATLRGQNPDLVAVLSPFHNYAPYQLIATSHQAYATPLGNLEVDANSLEELQRHLDIPITRIPNDKEHSLEIELPFLQRVFQNGFKLLPVMIREQEEHTAQKLGDALAKTLKNKNALLVASTDLSHFYDQQTAKMFDRHMLKCFESFNPHAIFQAEYTGKGFACGHAAVAATLWACQHLGADSVQILNYATSGDITKDYSSVVGYGAAAILKTL from the coding sequence ATGGACGCGCTTGACCTGCGACCTTCTCCAATTGCGGGAACCTGGTACGAAGGCATGCCCAAATCGCTTGCGGCGACCATCGACAGGTATCTCGCGGATGCGAAAGTGCCGAAACTGGATGGGCAGGTGATCGGCGTGATCGCGCCACACGCGGGACATAAATATTCCGGTGCGGTTGCTGCTCATGCGTTTGCCACCCTGCGCGGACAAAACCCCGATTTGGTCGCCGTCCTTTCACCGTTCCATAATTATGCGCCATATCAACTGATCGCCACCAGCCATCAAGCTTATGCGACGCCATTGGGCAACCTTGAAGTAGATGCGAACTCGCTGGAAGAACTGCAACGCCATCTCGATATTCCCATCACGCGCATTCCAAATGACAAGGAACATTCGCTGGAGATCGAACTCCCGTTTTTACAGCGGGTCTTTCAAAATGGATTTAAACTTTTACCGGTCATGATCCGCGAACAGGAGGAACACACCGCGCAAAAGCTCGGTGACGCGCTCGCGAAAACGCTCAAGAACAAAAACGCGCTACTCGTCGCGTCCACAGACCTCTCCCACTTTTACGATCAGCAAACTGCAAAGATGTTCGACCGGCACATGCTCAAGTGTTTCGAGTCGTTCAACCCGCACGCCATATTTCAAGCCGAATACACCGGCAAAGGGTTCGCCTGTGGTCATGCGGCAGTGGCGGCAACATTGTGGGCGTGTCAGCATCTCGGCGCAGACAGCGTGCAAATCCTCAACTACGCCACATCGGGCGATATTACAAAAGACTACTCATCCGTGGTCGGCTACGGCGCAGCGGCAATCCTGAAAACGTTATAA
- a CDS encoding M23 family metallopeptidase yields MKKLLPLILLTFLASCAVSQPAPTPEATSTPIILPPTQTATLPPPTVTPLPTATIVPTETSIPCDPFTAEFCITDETLIFQRPILPPGNDSVDISYRYGTTAKRTRDPHHGVEFLNRFGTPVHAAGDGEVVFAGSDETAVYSPWAVFYGNMIIIRHESDLYTLYAHLSQIDVREGQWVFAGEKIGEVGQTGGATGSHLHFEVRRGEDITDYFSIENPELWLIPKAGTGTISITLVSDRTTKLERDIVITGPTGINYYVTTYAKGFENNQEDVVIGDLPAGGYRIAFIEAGSFFERWVDVLDGKLTEVVFRVGE; encoded by the coding sequence ATGAAAAAACTGCTCCCCCTGATCTTGTTGACGTTTCTCGCCTCCTGCGCCGTGTCGCAGCCTGCTCCAACACCCGAAGCGACGTCCACCCCGATCATTCTCCCGCCCACGCAGACAGCGACTCTCCCACCGCCGACTGTAACGCCGCTTCCAACCGCGACCATCGTCCCAACGGAGACGTCCATTCCCTGTGACCCATTCACCGCTGAATTCTGTATCACGGACGAGACTCTTATCTTTCAGCGACCCATCCTGCCGCCGGGTAATGATTCGGTGGATATTTCCTACCGCTACGGCACCACCGCCAAACGGACGCGCGATCCGCATCATGGCGTGGAATTCCTGAACCGGTTTGGAACGCCTGTCCATGCGGCGGGGGACGGGGAGGTGGTGTTTGCAGGATCGGACGAAACGGCAGTGTACAGTCCGTGGGCGGTATTTTATGGCAATATGATTATCATCCGCCATGAAAGTGACCTGTACACGCTGTACGCTCATCTCTCGCAGATTGACGTGCGCGAAGGTCAGTGGGTGTTTGCGGGTGAAAAAATCGGCGAGGTCGGGCAGACGGGCGGGGCGACGGGCAGTCACCTCCATTTTGAAGTGCGGCGCGGCGAGGACATCACCGATTACTTCTCCATAGAAAACCCCGAACTATGGCTGATCCCCAAAGCAGGGACGGGAACGATCTCCATTACGCTGGTTTCCGATCGAACGACCAAGCTTGAGCGGGATATTGTCATTACGGGACCGACGGGCATCAATTATTACGTCACGACCTATGCCAAAGGATTTGAAAACAATCAGGAGGATGTTGTGATCGGGGATCTTCCAGCAGGTGGTTATCGAATCGCTTTTATCGAGGCAGGCTCCTTTTTTGAACGCTGGGTGGATGTGCTGGATGGAAAATTGACAGAGGTTGTCTTTCGCGTGGGAGAATAA
- a CDS encoding DUF1080 domain-containing protein — translation MKSQYRMLFAFVALLVAVSLACMGGGTQPAEPAPTNPPLPTNPPPPTSAPVEQPQQEQPPQPPPQEPSTSGNQQFFTEEFDAPLSSGWSSLSVTGSGNSDPDKVTVEPKNGKLVWNFDSEYVYYYLFYEGANYTDVKLEVTADNRGRNNNSVSLICRYDPEVGWYEFNIANNGLYDILYAEITSNGDIDYFTITNGGSNAIKTGKNINEYSITCAGDKLTLTINGKEVNSLTERKYALRDGGVGVSVSAFNVLPIQVEMDWIRISEP, via the coding sequence ATGAAATCCCAATATCGCATGTTGTTTGCATTTGTTGCCTTGTTGGTAGCCGTAAGTTTGGCTTGTATGGGAGGAGGCACCCAGCCCGCCGAACCCGCCCCGACCAACCCACCCCTTCCGACCAATCCCCCTCCCCCAACCAGCGCACCTGTTGAGCAGCCGCAACAGGAACAGCCTCCCCAACCTCCGCCACAAGAACCATCCACATCAGGGAACCAGCAATTTTTCACCGAAGAGTTTGACGCTCCGCTTTCCAGTGGATGGTCGTCCCTATCCGTAACCGGCTCGGGTAATTCTGATCCTGACAAAGTAACAGTTGAGCCCAAGAATGGAAAGCTGGTCTGGAACTTCGACAGCGAATACGTATACTACTACCTCTTCTATGAAGGTGCAAATTACACCGACGTGAAGCTGGAAGTCACCGCCGATAACAGAGGCAGAAACAATAACTCCGTCAGCCTTATCTGCCGCTACGATCCGGAGGTTGGCTGGTATGAGTTCAACATCGCCAATAATGGTTTATATGATATTCTCTATGCCGAAATCACGAGCAATGGAGATATCGATTACTTCACGATCACAAACGGCGGTTCGAACGCCATCAAGACCGGCAAGAACATCAATGAATATTCCATCACTTGCGCCGGTGACAAGTTGACATTGACCATCAATGGCAAGGAAGTCAACTCCCTGACCGAAAGAAAATACGCGCTTCGCGATGGCGGCGTCGGTGTTTCAGTGTCCGCTTTCAACGTCCTTCCGATCCAGGTCGAAATGGATTGGATCAGGATCAGCGAACCGTAA
- a CDS encoding PAS domain S-box protein: MPQDTTSILLIEDEDPHAELIQRAFEDQQPHIQLQRARSLNEARRYMLARPPSLIIADWRLPDGESMELLPNTFDPFTSPPIILMTSYGNEKIAVEALKSGALDYVVKSPESMLDMPHLAERAIEQWAARAERARMQKALLDSESQFRLLAENASDMISRLSTDGHMLYVSPACEVILGYTPEELTGKLSYDLFHAEDRDMVMNIFNGHSVETTQTVTFRAIHKKGHYVWLESTARAILDRATGSVLEVQAASRDITERKKAEEALQIAHDNLREAYERTIEGWVRALDLRDRETEGHTQRVTELTLKFAAKLGFNNEELAHIRRGALLHDMGKMAIPDEILQKPGPLNESEWEEMRRHPTYAYDMLSPIAYLHPALEIPFYHHERWDGSGYPRGLKGEEIPTTARLFAIIDVWDALSSDRPYRKKMPRNEVIAYLREKAGVLFDPHLVELFLSSMEIKDE; encoded by the coding sequence ATGCCGCAAGACACAACCAGTATTCTTCTCATCGAAGACGAAGACCCGCATGCGGAATTGATCCAACGCGCTTTCGAAGATCAGCAGCCGCACATTCAATTGCAGCGCGCCCGATCCCTGAACGAAGCCCGCAGATACATGCTCGCCCGCCCGCCCTCGCTGATCATTGCAGACTGGCGCCTGCCGGATGGCGAAAGCATGGAACTGCTTCCAAACACATTCGACCCGTTCACATCCCCTCCCATCATCCTCATGACAAGCTACGGCAACGAAAAGATCGCCGTGGAAGCGCTTAAATCCGGCGCATTGGACTATGTGGTCAAGTCGCCGGAATCCATGCTGGATATGCCGCATCTCGCCGAACGCGCCATCGAACAATGGGCGGCTCGCGCCGAACGTGCGCGGATGCAAAAAGCCCTGCTTGACAGCGAATCACAGTTCCGCCTGCTGGCTGAAAACGCCAGTGACATGATCTCCCGCCTCTCCACTGATGGACACATGCTCTATGTCTCCCCAGCCTGTGAGGTCATCCTGGGCTACACCCCCGAAGAACTGACCGGAAAACTGAGCTATGACCTGTTCCACGCTGAAGACCGCGACATGGTCATGAACATCTTTAATGGTCATTCCGTCGAGACGACCCAAACCGTGACGTTCCGAGCCATCCACAAAAAGGGACATTATGTCTGGCTCGAATCCACAGCCCGCGCCATCCTGGATCGCGCCACCGGCTCCGTCCTCGAAGTGCAAGCCGCCTCCCGCGACATCACCGAACGAAAAAAAGCGGAGGAAGCCCTGCAGATCGCCCATGACAATTTGCGCGAAGCCTACGAAAGGACAATCGAAGGCTGGGTGCGCGCGCTCGACCTGCGTGACCGGGAAACCGAGGGACATACTCAGCGCGTCACCGAACTCACCCTCAAGTTCGCCGCAAAACTCGGCTTCAACAACGAGGAACTTGCCCACATTCGCCGCGGCGCGCTGCTTCATGACATGGGAAAAATGGCAATCCCCGACGAGATCCTGCAAAAGCCCGGTCCACTGAACGAATCCGAATGGGAAGAAATGAGGCGTCACCCCACATATGCGTACGATATGCTCTCCCCCATTGCGTACCTGCACCCCGCGCTTGAAATCCCCTTTTACCATCACGAACGCTGGGACGGCAGCGGATATCCGCGCGGGTTAAAAGGCGAAGAGATCCCCACCACTGCCCGCCTCTTCGCCATCATCGACGTATGGGATGCCCTGAGCAGCGACAGACCCTACCGAAAAAAAATGCCGCGCAACGAAGTCATCGCCTACTTGAGGGAAAAAGCCGGCGTTCTATTCGATCCGCATCTCGTTGAGCTTTTCCTTTCCAGCATGGAAATCAAAGACGAATAG
- a CDS encoding response regulator, translating into MMGEPVLVMLVEDNADHAELVIRTLEDHRIANKIKHFTDGQSALDYLMRRGEYTDPESSPRPHMILLDLRLPRVDGLEVLRTVKEQHDTKNIPVIVLTTSEAEKDVARAYDNYVNSYLVKPVGFEEFSRLMDDLGFYWLGWNTHPRL; encoded by the coding sequence ATGATGGGAGAACCCGTATTAGTCATGCTCGTGGAAGACAATGCAGACCATGCCGAACTTGTGATCAGGACACTGGAAGACCATCGTATCGCCAACAAGATCAAGCATTTTACGGATGGTCAATCTGCGCTGGATTATTTAATGCGGCGGGGAGAGTATACAGACCCGGAATCAAGCCCCCGTCCGCACATGATCCTTCTGGACCTACGCCTGCCGCGCGTGGATGGACTCGAGGTTTTGCGCACCGTCAAAGAACAGCACGATACAAAGAACATTCCCGTCATTGTGTTGACCACCTCGGAAGCCGAAAAAGACGTGGCACGCGCATACGACAATTATGTCAATAGTTACCTCGTCAAACCGGTGGGTTTTGAAGAGTTCAGCAGACTCATGGATGACCTTGGTTTTTACTGGCTCGGATGGAATACACACCCCCGCCTTTAA
- a CDS encoding STAS domain-containing protein, translated as MEITTQEFKHCDLLKVKGRVDSSTAPEFSKALEKINKDGRFKIVIDMNELEYMSSAGFRALLATQRNCKRYNRGELVLVNVPERIQEALELAGFTELFKTFDDPIEAVGSF; from the coding sequence ATGGAAATCACAACTCAGGAATTCAAACATTGCGATTTGTTGAAGGTGAAAGGGCGCGTGGACAGTTCAACAGCCCCCGAGTTCTCGAAGGCGCTTGAGAAGATCAATAAAGACGGCCGCTTTAAGATCGTTATTGACATGAATGAACTCGAGTATATGTCCAGTGCCGGCTTCCGTGCCCTGCTTGCAACCCAAAGGAATTGCAAACGCTATAACCGCGGCGAGTTGGTCCTTGTCAACGTCCCTGAGCGGATTCAAGAAGCGCTTGAACTTGCTGGGTTCACCGAACTCTTCAAAACATTCGACGATCCCATTGAAGCGGTGGGCAGTTTCTAG
- a CDS encoding ATP-binding protein: MPSYTFPARFEFLDEIRDMVAQVARDGGFSEKAIYSLQLAADEAASNIIEHAYDGISDASLHVSCDMQDDEILIVMRDTGKPFNPSDIKEPNLKADLSKRQIGGLGVYLMRKLMDTVHYEANAETGNLLKMTKRRE, from the coding sequence ATGCCAAGTTACACATTCCCAGCCAGGTTTGAATTTCTGGATGAAATTCGAGACATGGTCGCACAAGTAGCCCGCGATGGCGGATTTTCCGAGAAGGCGATCTATTCACTTCAGCTTGCCGCCGACGAAGCTGCCTCCAATATCATCGAGCATGCCTACGATGGTATCTCCGATGCATCCCTTCACGTTTCATGTGACATGCAGGACGATGAGATCTTGATCGTCATGCGGGATACGGGGAAACCGTTCAATCCTTCCGACATCAAGGAACCCAACCTGAAAGCGGATCTATCCAAACGCCAGATCGGCGGACTGGGCGTCTATCTCATGCGCAAGCTAATGGATACGGTCCATTACGAAGCCAACGCCGAAACAGGCAACCTGCTCAAGATGACCAAGCGGAGGGAATAA